In Mus caroli chromosome 9, CAROLI_EIJ_v1.1, whole genome shotgun sequence, a single window of DNA contains:
- the Anp32a gene encoding acidic leucine-rich nuclear phosphoprotein 32 family member A isoform X1 — protein sequence MGRSSGRSRYGLGSGGSMAGGNLQRLKSFALSVWAAVTEVKELVLDNCKSIEGKIEGLTDEFEELEFLSTINVGLTSISNLPKLNKLKKLELSENRISGDLEVLAEKCPNLKHLNLSGNKIKDLSTIEPLKKLENLKSLDLFNCEVTNLNAYRENVFKLLPQVMYLDGYDRDNKEAPDSDVEGYVEDDDEEDEDEEEYDEYAQLVEDEEEEDEEEEGEEEDVSGEEEEDEEGYNDGEVDDEEDEEEAGEEEGSQKRKREPDDEGEEDD from the exons CCTGAAGAGCTTCGCTTTGTCTGTGTGGGCTGCTGTGACTGAG GTGAAAGAGCTGGTCCTGGATAACTGTAAGTCAATTGAAGGCAAAATCGAAGGCCTCACGGATGAGTTTGAAGAACTGGAATTCCTAAGTACAATCAACGTAGGCCTCACCTCCATTTccaacttaccaaagttaaacaaACTCAAGAAG CTTGAATTAAGCGAAAACAGAATCTCAGGGGACCTGGAAGTATTGGCAGAGAAATGTCCGAACCTTAAGCATCTAAATTTAAGtggcaacaaaataaaagatctcAGCACAATAGAGCCGCTG AAGAAGTTAGAGAATCTCAAGAGCCTAGACCTGTTTAACTGTGAGGTGACCAACCTGAATGCCTACCGAGAAAACGTGTTCAAGCTCCTGCCCCAGGTCATGTACCTTGATGGCTATGACAGGGACAACAAGGAGGCCCCCGACTCCGATGTTGAGGGCTACGTGGAGGATGACGACGAGGAAGATGAGGATG AGGAGGAGTATGATGAATATGCCCAGCTAgtggaagatgaagaggaagaggatgaggaggaagaaggggaggaagaggacgTGAGTGGAGAGGAGGAG GAGGATGAGGAAGGGTACAATGACGGGGAAGTGGATGACgaggaagacgaagaagaagCTGGTG AAGAAGAGGGGAGTCAGAAGCGAAAACGAGAACCGGACGATGAGGGCGAAGAGGATGACTAA
- the Anp32a gene encoding acidic leucine-rich nuclear phosphoprotein 32 family member A isoform X2, whose translation MGRSSGRSRYGLGSGGSMAGGNLQRLKSFALSVWAAVTEVKELVLDNCKSIEGKIEGLTDEFEELEFLSTINVGLTSISNLPKLNKLKKLELSENRISGDLEVLAEKCPNLKHLNLSGNKIKDLSTIEPLKKLENLKSLDLFNCEVTNLNAYRENVFKLLPQVMYLDGYDRDNKEAPDSDVEGYVEDDDEEDEDEEEYDEYAQLVEDEEEEDEEEEGEEEDVSGEEEEDEEGYNDGEVDDEEDEEEAGEEGSQKRKREPDDEGEEDD comes from the exons CCTGAAGAGCTTCGCTTTGTCTGTGTGGGCTGCTGTGACTGAG GTGAAAGAGCTGGTCCTGGATAACTGTAAGTCAATTGAAGGCAAAATCGAAGGCCTCACGGATGAGTTTGAAGAACTGGAATTCCTAAGTACAATCAACGTAGGCCTCACCTCCATTTccaacttaccaaagttaaacaaACTCAAGAAG CTTGAATTAAGCGAAAACAGAATCTCAGGGGACCTGGAAGTATTGGCAGAGAAATGTCCGAACCTTAAGCATCTAAATTTAAGtggcaacaaaataaaagatctcAGCACAATAGAGCCGCTG AAGAAGTTAGAGAATCTCAAGAGCCTAGACCTGTTTAACTGTGAGGTGACCAACCTGAATGCCTACCGAGAAAACGTGTTCAAGCTCCTGCCCCAGGTCATGTACCTTGATGGCTATGACAGGGACAACAAGGAGGCCCCCGACTCCGATGTTGAGGGCTACGTGGAGGATGACGACGAGGAAGATGAGGATG AGGAGGAGTATGATGAATATGCCCAGCTAgtggaagatgaagaggaagaggatgaggaggaagaaggggaggaagaggacgTGAGTGGAGAGGAGGAG GAGGATGAGGAAGGGTACAATGACGGGGAAGTGGATGACgaggaagacgaagaagaagCTGGTG AAGAGGGGAGTCAGAAGCGAAAACGAGAACCGGACGATGAGGGCGAAGAGGATGACTAA
- the Anp32a gene encoding acidic leucine-rich nuclear phosphoprotein 32 family member A isoform X6, with translation MVVGTGILRGNWKPREVKELVLDNCKSIEGKIEGLTDEFEELEFLSTINVGLTSISNLPKLNKLKKLELSENRISGDLEVLAEKCPNLKHLNLSGNKIKDLSTIEPLKKLENLKSLDLFNCEVTNLNAYRENVFKLLPQVMYLDGYDRDNKEAPDSDVEGYVEDDDEEDEDEEEYDEYAQLVEDEEEEDEEEEGEEEDVSGEEEEDEEGYNDGEVDDEEDEEEAGEEEGSQKRKREPDDEGEEDD, from the exons ATG GTCGTTGGCACTGGAATTCTGAGAGGAAACTGGAAGCCCAGAGAG GTGAAAGAGCTGGTCCTGGATAACTGTAAGTCAATTGAAGGCAAAATCGAAGGCCTCACGGATGAGTTTGAAGAACTGGAATTCCTAAGTACAATCAACGTAGGCCTCACCTCCATTTccaacttaccaaagttaaacaaACTCAAGAAG CTTGAATTAAGCGAAAACAGAATCTCAGGGGACCTGGAAGTATTGGCAGAGAAATGTCCGAACCTTAAGCATCTAAATTTAAGtggcaacaaaataaaagatctcAGCACAATAGAGCCGCTG AAGAAGTTAGAGAATCTCAAGAGCCTAGACCTGTTTAACTGTGAGGTGACCAACCTGAATGCCTACCGAGAAAACGTGTTCAAGCTCCTGCCCCAGGTCATGTACCTTGATGGCTATGACAGGGACAACAAGGAGGCCCCCGACTCCGATGTTGAGGGCTACGTGGAGGATGACGACGAGGAAGATGAGGATG AGGAGGAGTATGATGAATATGCCCAGCTAgtggaagatgaagaggaagaggatgaggaggaagaaggggaggaagaggacgTGAGTGGAGAGGAGGAG GAGGATGAGGAAGGGTACAATGACGGGGAAGTGGATGACgaggaagacgaagaagaagCTGGTG AAGAAGAGGGGAGTCAGAAGCGAAAACGAGAACCGGACGATGAGGGCGAAGAGGATGACTAA
- the Anp32a gene encoding acidic leucine-rich nuclear phosphoprotein 32 family member A isoform X3, whose product MSEMPQGTATLSGQPALTCLPRQPPARPAFQVKELVLDNCKSIEGKIEGLTDEFEELEFLSTINVGLTSISNLPKLNKLKKLELSENRISGDLEVLAEKCPNLKHLNLSGNKIKDLSTIEPLKKLENLKSLDLFNCEVTNLNAYRENVFKLLPQVMYLDGYDRDNKEAPDSDVEGYVEDDDEEDEDEEEYDEYAQLVEDEEEEDEEEEGEEEDVSGEEEEDEEGYNDGEVDDEEDEEEAGEEEGSQKRKREPDDEGEEDD is encoded by the exons ATGTCAGAGATGCCTCAGGGGACCGCTACATTGAGCGGCCAGCCAGCATTGACCTGTTTGCCTAGGCAGCCACCTGCCAGGCCTGCATTTCAG GTGAAAGAGCTGGTCCTGGATAACTGTAAGTCAATTGAAGGCAAAATCGAAGGCCTCACGGATGAGTTTGAAGAACTGGAATTCCTAAGTACAATCAACGTAGGCCTCACCTCCATTTccaacttaccaaagttaaacaaACTCAAGAAG CTTGAATTAAGCGAAAACAGAATCTCAGGGGACCTGGAAGTATTGGCAGAGAAATGTCCGAACCTTAAGCATCTAAATTTAAGtggcaacaaaataaaagatctcAGCACAATAGAGCCGCTG AAGAAGTTAGAGAATCTCAAGAGCCTAGACCTGTTTAACTGTGAGGTGACCAACCTGAATGCCTACCGAGAAAACGTGTTCAAGCTCCTGCCCCAGGTCATGTACCTTGATGGCTATGACAGGGACAACAAGGAGGCCCCCGACTCCGATGTTGAGGGCTACGTGGAGGATGACGACGAGGAAGATGAGGATG AGGAGGAGTATGATGAATATGCCCAGCTAgtggaagatgaagaggaagaggatgaggaggaagaaggggaggaagaggacgTGAGTGGAGAGGAGGAG GAGGATGAGGAAGGGTACAATGACGGGGAAGTGGATGACgaggaagacgaagaagaagCTGGTG AAGAAGAGGGGAGTCAGAAGCGAAAACGAGAACCGGACGATGAGGGCGAAGAGGATGACTAA
- the Anp32a gene encoding acidic leucine-rich nuclear phosphoprotein 32 family member A isoform X7, with translation MRREVKELVLDNCKSIEGKIEGLTDEFEELEFLSTINVGLTSISNLPKLNKLKKLELSENRISGDLEVLAEKCPNLKHLNLSGNKIKDLSTIEPLKKLENLKSLDLFNCEVTNLNAYRENVFKLLPQVMYLDGYDRDNKEAPDSDVEGYVEDDDEEDEDEEEYDEYAQLVEDEEEEDEEEEGEEEDVSGEEEEDEEGYNDGEVDDEEDEEEAGEEEGSQKRKREPDDEGEEDD, from the exons GTGAAAGAGCTGGTCCTGGATAACTGTAAGTCAATTGAAGGCAAAATCGAAGGCCTCACGGATGAGTTTGAAGAACTGGAATTCCTAAGTACAATCAACGTAGGCCTCACCTCCATTTccaacttaccaaagttaaacaaACTCAAGAAG CTTGAATTAAGCGAAAACAGAATCTCAGGGGACCTGGAAGTATTGGCAGAGAAATGTCCGAACCTTAAGCATCTAAATTTAAGtggcaacaaaataaaagatctcAGCACAATAGAGCCGCTG AAGAAGTTAGAGAATCTCAAGAGCCTAGACCTGTTTAACTGTGAGGTGACCAACCTGAATGCCTACCGAGAAAACGTGTTCAAGCTCCTGCCCCAGGTCATGTACCTTGATGGCTATGACAGGGACAACAAGGAGGCCCCCGACTCCGATGTTGAGGGCTACGTGGAGGATGACGACGAGGAAGATGAGGATG AGGAGGAGTATGATGAATATGCCCAGCTAgtggaagatgaagaggaagaggatgaggaggaagaaggggaggaagaggacgTGAGTGGAGAGGAGGAG GAGGATGAGGAAGGGTACAATGACGGGGAAGTGGATGACgaggaagacgaagaagaagCTGGTG AAGAAGAGGGGAGTCAGAAGCGAAAACGAGAACCGGACGATGAGGGCGAAGAGGATGACTAA
- the Anp32a gene encoding acidic leucine-rich nuclear phosphoprotein 32 family member A isoform X4, producing MEMDKRIYLELRNRTPSDVKELVLDNCKSIEGKIEGLTDEFEELEFLSTINVGLTSISNLPKLNKLKKLELSENRISGDLEVLAEKCPNLKHLNLSGNKIKDLSTIEPLKKLENLKSLDLFNCEVTNLNAYRENVFKLLPQVMYLDGYDRDNKEAPDSDVEGYVEDDDEEDEDEEEYDEYAQLVEDEEEEDEEEEGEEEDVSGEEEEDEEGYNDGEVDDEEDEEEAGEEEGSQKRKREPDDEGEEDD from the exons GTGAAAGAGCTGGTCCTGGATAACTGTAAGTCAATTGAAGGCAAAATCGAAGGCCTCACGGATGAGTTTGAAGAACTGGAATTCCTAAGTACAATCAACGTAGGCCTCACCTCCATTTccaacttaccaaagttaaacaaACTCAAGAAG CTTGAATTAAGCGAAAACAGAATCTCAGGGGACCTGGAAGTATTGGCAGAGAAATGTCCGAACCTTAAGCATCTAAATTTAAGtggcaacaaaataaaagatctcAGCACAATAGAGCCGCTG AAGAAGTTAGAGAATCTCAAGAGCCTAGACCTGTTTAACTGTGAGGTGACCAACCTGAATGCCTACCGAGAAAACGTGTTCAAGCTCCTGCCCCAGGTCATGTACCTTGATGGCTATGACAGGGACAACAAGGAGGCCCCCGACTCCGATGTTGAGGGCTACGTGGAGGATGACGACGAGGAAGATGAGGATG AGGAGGAGTATGATGAATATGCCCAGCTAgtggaagatgaagaggaagaggatgaggaggaagaaggggaggaagaggacgTGAGTGGAGAGGAGGAG GAGGATGAGGAAGGGTACAATGACGGGGAAGTGGATGACgaggaagacgaagaagaagCTGGTG AAGAAGAGGGGAGTCAGAAGCGAAAACGAGAACCGGACGATGAGGGCGAAGAGGATGACTAA